A genome region from Pyrenophora tritici-repentis strain M4 chromosome 9, whole genome shotgun sequence includes the following:
- a CDS encoding Atrophin-1 multi-domain protein, translating into MSEATQLLVVRQSGRRQDAAHRIQIIAAVSAIVSAFRNGSDLFTVVKKKRRAARKYKDPQQEWEESQISSALSAGEKQIHLRFERDQRELGDFVRIGDDVARDRLFHIAALLQTEIIDTLSLASGNKFGVVNLRLLHEASITNRKDAIRALDDLKQRIYTRMFMARQLEKAAEETRVQQSRAPAQIMPRYSYDSIRPRTNGYTPSIATSAAIMDPRIPRKESPEYPQTSDRTKLPVDIRSVYTQPVVDSNSDAAPADSRTNYRTSMIREIQHVISSYKEFNFDNGTNSHSSHPQDNEHPARRDTLVTANDRALFDEYRRGSGRKFHQSSNHEAIGLGIASGTSVLPVSEDMHGFEKEHPAYNQRYDTPDPRCREQAQRPPHRWSGGSVSSSAVSNSASLHRSSSNSSQETHTEVPPPPPPKNEDPPPPPPKSTRRALTISVPDNAIDPQDDGNHSNSGSSYSPYAAAIDRYNTPSPIKELAPLRTRSSASAVNSSRYNAEAKAPPVNVDHPRFSAPSVTPSRHDTEVKAPSPVNVDHTRSSAPSVTPSGNNTEAKAPAPVNVDPYMPTQMPWPGDSTATSRAASPVMDHPAQQPHNPPIREEEEVEEVKRENFNTEEPAYDIHNLLIPRSKTKAYYSRPSIYSESIYSDTNEEKPPMPTNPSAFAAATSSHFASFKSTIMGLRHSPSLASTESGSSFSIGVLPGRLRRSNIIRTSSLSGSIRPSNSSNMLDGRPNKDNNYWGFCKGAWAVREEANKGLHPRTVPCGYYTTRQIFACKYCAFAGDVQRSPHPIKRGKNIELIDPRVRTSKSGIRYRWIFLAKSHIKKKVVDPVMDCWTEDNFGCVFCCVEGAASEVYSGIDTLMEHITREHVADMSERTRQKTKCILGRLAGEDEDWDINFPIFGDME; encoded by the exons ATGAGCGAAGCTACACAACTGCTCGTGGTCCGACAATCAGGTCGTCGGCAAGATGCAGCTCACAGGATACAGATCATTGCGGCCGTCTCGGCCATAGTTTCTGCATTCCGCAATGGGTCGGACTTGTTCACAGTCGTTAAGAAGAAACGTCGTGCTGCGCGCAAATACAAGGATCCTCAGCAAGAGTGGGAAGAAAGTCAGATCTCATCTGCTCTTTCAGCAGGTGAAAAACAAATTCACCTACGATTTGAGCGCGACCAGAGAGAGCTTGGCGATTTTGTCCGCATTGGCGATG ATGTTGCCCGAGATCGTCTTTTTCATATAGCAGCACTGCTTCAGACTGAAATCATCGACACTTTGAGCCTAGCATCCGGAAA CAAGTTTGGCGTAGTCAACCTGCGCCTATTACACGAAGCCTCAATCACAAATCGAAAGGACGCCATTCGAGCATTAGATGATCTCAAGCAGAGGATATATACGAGAATGTTCATGGCGCGACAATTGGAGAAAGCCGCAGAGGAAACACGCGTACAGCAATCACGTGCCCCGGCGCAAATTATGCCACGATATAGCTACGACTCGATCCGCCCTCGTACAAATGGCTACACCCCCTCCATTGCCACTTCGGCAGCGATCATGGACCCTAGGATCCCGAGAAAAGAGTCACCGGAGTATCCACAGACGAGTGACAGGACAAAACTGCCTGTTGATATCCGGTCGGTCTATACACAGCCAGTTGTTGACTCAAACTCCGATGCAGCTCCGGCTGATTCCCGAACCAACTATCGCACATCTATGATAAGAGAGATTCAGCACGTGATCAGCTCATACAAAGAGTTCAACTTCGACAACGGGACGAATTCACATAGCAGCCATCCACAGGACAATGAGCACCCTGCGCGACGAGATACCCTCGTTACGGCCAACGACCGAGCTCTGTTCGACGAATATAGGAGAGGGTCGGGTCGGAAGTTTCATCAGAGTTCCAACCATGAAGCAATAGGACTTGGTATCGCAAGCGGTACCAGTGTGCTTCCTGTCAGCGAAGATATGCATGGATTTGAGAAGGAACACCCAGCCTATAATCAGCGCTACGATACGCCCGATCCGCGTTGCCGTGAGCAAGCACAAAGGCCACCGCACCGATGGTCAGGGGGTTCTGTATCTAGTTCAGCCGTTTCGAATTCGGCTTCCCTCCATCGGAGCAGCTCGAATTCTTCGCAAGAAACGCATACCGAAGTTCCTCCTCCGCCACCACCCAAGAACGAAGATCCTCCTCCTCCGCCACCAAAGTCAACTCGTCGGGCCCTTACGATATCTGTGCCCGATAACGCAATCGATCCGCAGGATGACGGGAACCATTCTAATTCGGGATCTTCTTACTCTCCGTACGCAGCCGCGATAGATAGGTATAATACTCCTTCACCGATCAAGGAATTGGCTCCCTTACGCACCCGTTCCTCTGCTTCGGCGGTCAATTCGTCTAGGTACAACGCAGAGGCCAAGGCACCGCCAGTCAATGTCGACCACCCCCGTTTCTCTGCTCCTTCAGTTACTCCATCTAGGCACGATACAGAGGTCAAGGCACCCTCGCCAGTTAATGTCGACCACACCCGTTCCTCTGCTCCTTCGGTCACCCCGTCTGGGAACAATACAGAGGCCAAGGCACCGGCGCCGGTTAATGTCGACCCATATATGCCTACCCAGATGCCATGGCCTGGAGACAGCACAGCCACATCCAGGGCCGCATCGCCGGTCATGGATCATCCAGCACAGCAACCCCATAACCCACCGATCagagaagaggaagaagtgGAAGAAGTGAAACGAGAGAATTTCAATACTGAGGAGCCAGCATATGACATACACAACCTTTTGATTCCAAGATCAAAAACAAAAGCATACTACAGCAGACCCAGCATCTACAGCGAAAGCATCTACAGCGACACCAACGAGGAAAAGCCCCCCATGCCCACCAACCCATCCGCCTTTGCAGCAGCCACATCCTCCCACTTCGCATCCTTCAAATCAACAATCATGGGCCTCCGCCATTCCCCCTCTCTCGCCTCCACCGAAAGCGGCAGCTCCTTCTCCATCGGCGTCCTCCCCGGCCGCCTCAGGCGCAGCAACATCATCCGCACCAGCAGTCTATCCGGCAGTATCCGGCCCAGCAATAGCTCCAACATGCTCGACGGCCGCCCCAACAAAGACAATAACTACTGGGGCTTCTGCAAAGGCGCATGGGCGGTCCGTGAAGAAGCCAACAAAGGTCTTCACCCCCGCACCGTTCCCTGCGGCTACTACACCACGCGCCAGATCTTCGCCTGCAAATACTGCGCCTTTGCCGGTGACGTGCAAAGATCCCCTCATCCCATCAAGCGAGGCAAGAACATCGAGTTGATTGACCCCCGCGTCAGGACTAGTAAGAGTGGTATTCGCTACCGCTGGATCTTCCTTGCTAAAAGCCACATCAAGAAGAAGGTTGTCGACCCCGTCATGGACTGTTGGACCGAGGATAACTTTGGCTGCGTGTTTTGCTGTGTTGAAGGTGCTGCCAGTGAGGTTTATTCGGGCATCGATACGCTCATGGAACACATAACTAGAGAACATGTGGCGGATATGAGTGAGAGGACGAGGCAGAAGACCAAGTGTATTTTGGGGAGGTTGGCGGGCGAGGACGAGGATTGGGATATTAATTTTCCCATTTTCGGGGACATGGAGTAG
- a CDS encoding Aes, Esterase-lipase, with protein METVEGPKPKGSRPRWILHIQAQFWRVLMGIGMMLHRLARPLPPRPAFHRDIESSVSPIKGKFRLHFYVPKEYKKQMKLKGTRKYPVVVNFHGGGFVLGTAHDDARWCGVVVEQVGAVVVSVDYRLAPENPFPTAVEDGADALLWLAQHADELALDADRIAISGFSSGGNMSFTVPLCLQGELFDRTTSGQKIVDGRAGHVPNTVSTHPPTLAPTPNGSRVPLMRQKTRLDRIAMLRQTGESALSLVSSYKDTSGVSVMTEGSNAVLKIRGIVSFYPPTDYTVTRAQRRETCARVDQNLPAVFTDLFDDSYLQPPSLDLSHPWLSPGVAPNHMLEALPDDIVLFCCEWDMLLAEGERFRDRLQKDLGKRVHYHCVPGVPHGWDKAPNPLRESPGARRQYMVACKELKRMFEIEDDDDAHNTDLPCRQYHRSMDLGKLTRPPVDEV; from the coding sequence TACCACCAAGGCCGGCCTTTCACAGAGACATCGAATCGAGCGTTTCGCCAATAAAAGGCAAATTTCGCCTCCACTTCTACGTGCCCAAGGAATACAAAAAGCAAATGAAGTTGAAGGGTACTAGGAAATACCCTGTTGTTGTCAACTTTCACGGTGGAGGATTCGTACTTGGAACAGCCCACGACGATGCGCGCTGGTGTGGCGTCGTTGTAGAACAAGTCGGAGCCGTAGTCGTCAGTGTCGACTATCGTCTCGCGCCCGAGAATCCGTTCCCTACTGCAGTAGAAGACGGTGCCGATGCGTTGCTCTGGCTAGCACAACACGCGGACGAGCTGGCGCTCGATGCGGATCGAATCGCGATATCAGGCTTCTCGTCGGGAGGAAACATGAGCTTCACAGTTCCACTGTGTCTCCAAGGCGAGCTCTTCGACCGCACTACCTCCGGCCAAAAAATTGTAGACGGGCGCGCCGGCCACGTTCCAAACACGGTTTCCACACATCCTCCTACGCTGGCCCCAACACCAAATGGCTCCCGCGTCCCGCTCATGCGCCAGAAGACGCGCCTTGACCGAATCGCCATGCTCCGTCAAACAGGCGAATCCGCCCTCTCCCTCGTATCCTCGTACAAAGACACGTCCGGCGTATCCGTCATGACCGAAGGCTCAAACGCTGTCCTCAAGATCCGCGGCATAGTGTCCTTCTACCCACCAACCGACTACACGGTAACGCGCGCCCAACGCCGCGAAACCTGCGCCCGCGTCGACCAGAACCTCCCCGCCGTCTTCACTGACCTCTTCGACGACTCATACCTCCAGCCCCCCTCGCTCGACCTCTCACATCCCTGGCTCAGCCCTGGAGTAGCCCCAAACCACATGCTCGAAGCCCTCCCGGATGACATCGTCCTCTTCTGTTGCGAATGGGACATGCTCCTCGCTGAAGGCGAGCGCTTCCGCGACCGCCTCCAAAAAGACCTAGGCAAACGCGTACACTATCACTGCGTCCCCGGCGTCCCCCACGGCTGGGACAAGGCGCCCAACCCCCTCCGTGAAAGCCCCGGTGCCAGGCGCCAGTACATGGTTGCGTGCAAGGAGCTTAAACGCATGTTTGAAAtcgaagacgacgacgatgccCACAATACCGATTTACCGTGTAGACAATACCATAGGAGTATGGATCTAGGCAAATTGACACGTCCGCCTGTAGATGAGGTTTAG